One region of Streptomyces capillispiralis genomic DNA includes:
- the glpX gene encoding class II fructose-bisphosphatase — protein sequence MTEHHHLPSELDVPSEAPDRNLALELVRVTEAAAMAAGRWVGRGDKNGADGAAVRAMRTLVSTVSMNGVVVIGEGEKDEAPMLFNGERVGDGTGPECDIAVDPIDGTTLTAKGMTNAIAVLAAAERGSMFDPSAVFYMDKLVTGPEAADFVDINAPVNVNIRRVAKAKRVTPEDVTVVILDRPRHEGIIQEIRETGARIKLISDGDVAGSILALREGTGIDLLLGVGGTPEGIISACAVKCLGGTIQGKLWPKDDEERQRAIDAGHDLDRVLTTDDLVSGENVFFVATGITDGELLRGVRYRPETATTDSIVMRSKSGTVRRIDSEHRLSKLRAYSAVDFDRAK from the coding sequence ATGACCGAACACCATCACTTGCCGTCCGAGCTCGATGTGCCCTCCGAGGCACCCGACCGCAACCTCGCCCTGGAGCTCGTACGGGTCACCGAGGCCGCGGCGATGGCCGCGGGCCGCTGGGTAGGGCGCGGGGACAAGAACGGCGCGGACGGCGCCGCGGTACGTGCCATGCGCACGCTGGTCTCCACCGTCTCGATGAACGGCGTGGTCGTCATCGGCGAGGGCGAGAAGGACGAGGCCCCGATGCTCTTCAACGGGGAGCGCGTGGGCGACGGGACCGGCCCCGAGTGCGACATCGCCGTCGACCCGATCGACGGGACCACGCTGACCGCCAAGGGCATGACGAACGCGATCGCGGTGCTGGCCGCCGCCGAGCGCGGATCGATGTTCGACCCCTCGGCCGTGTTCTACATGGACAAGCTGGTCACCGGCCCGGAGGCGGCCGACTTCGTCGACATCAACGCGCCGGTGAACGTGAACATCCGGCGGGTCGCGAAGGCCAAGCGGGTCACCCCCGAGGACGTCACCGTCGTGATCCTCGACCGGCCCCGGCACGAGGGCATCATCCAGGAGATCCGGGAGACCGGCGCCCGCATCAAGCTGATCTCCGACGGCGATGTGGCCGGCTCGATCCTCGCGCTGCGCGAGGGCACCGGCATCGACCTGCTGCTCGGTGTCGGCGGCACCCCCGAGGGCATCATCTCGGCGTGCGCGGTGAAGTGCCTGGGCGGCACCATCCAGGGCAAGCTGTGGCCCAAGGACGACGAGGAGCGGCAGCGGGCCATCGACGCGGGGCACGACCTCGACCGCGTGCTGACCACCGACGACCTGGTCTCCGGGGAGAACGTCTTCTTCGTGGCGACCGGGATCACCGACGGGGAGCTGCTGCGGGGGGTGCGGTACCGGCCGGAGACGGCGACGACCGACTCGATCGTGATGCGGTCGAAGTCGGGGACGGTGCGGAGGATCGATTCCGAGCACCGGTTGAGCAAGCTGCGGGCGTACAGTGCGGTCGACTTCGACCGGGCGAAGTGA
- a CDS encoding malonic semialdehyde reductase, with the protein MSLVLDPAAQDLLFREARTANTFTDEPVTDEQVRAIYDLVKYGPTAFNQSPLRVTLVRSPEARERLVRHMAEGNQPKTATAPLVAILSADNEFHEELPQLFPHFPQAKDAFFSERPVREGAATLNAALQAAYFIIGVRAAGLAAGPMTGLDFEGVRKEFLDDDHTPLMVVNIGRPGPDAWFPRSPRLAYEQVITTV; encoded by the coding sequence ATGTCTCTCGTTCTTGACCCCGCCGCCCAGGACCTGCTGTTCCGTGAGGCGCGCACCGCCAACACGTTCACCGACGAGCCGGTGACCGACGAGCAGGTGCGGGCGATCTACGACCTGGTCAAGTACGGCCCCACCGCCTTCAACCAGTCGCCGCTGCGCGTCACGCTGGTCCGCTCCCCCGAGGCCCGCGAGCGCCTCGTCCGGCACATGGCCGAGGGCAACCAGCCCAAGACGGCCACCGCCCCGCTGGTCGCCATCCTGTCGGCGGACAACGAGTTCCACGAGGAGCTGCCGCAGCTCTTCCCGCACTTCCCGCAGGCCAAGGACGCCTTCTTCAGCGAGCGTCCGGTGCGTGAGGGTGCCGCCACGCTGAACGCCGCCCTCCAGGCCGCGTACTTCATCATCGGCGTGCGGGCCGCCGGACTGGCCGCCGGCCCGATGACCGGTCTCGACTTCGAGGGCGTCCGCAAGGAGTTCCTCGACGACGACCACACCCCGCTGATGGTCGTCAACATCGGCCGCCCGGGGCCGGACGCCTGGTTCCCGCGCTCGCCGCGCCTGGCCTACGAGCAGGTCATCACCACCGTCTGA
- a CDS encoding exodeoxyribonuclease VII small subunit — MTGRTEEKDTAVAEALGYEQARDELIEVVRRLEAGGTTLEESLALWERGEELARVCRRWLEGARARLDAALAEEAEAGGSEGSGE; from the coding sequence ATGACCGGCAGGACGGAAGAGAAGGACACGGCGGTGGCCGAGGCGCTCGGGTACGAGCAGGCGCGGGACGAGCTGATCGAGGTCGTACGGCGGCTGGAGGCGGGCGGGACGACGCTGGAGGAGTCGCTGGCGCTGTGGGAGCGGGGCGAGGAGCTGGCCAGGGTGTGCCGGCGCTGGCTGGAGGGCGCGCGGGCCCGCCTGGACGCGGCTCTCGCGGAGGAGGCGGAGGCGGGGGGCTCCGAGGGGAGCGGCGAGTAG
- a CDS encoding DUF1707 SHOCT-like domain-containing protein, with the protein MDLQKHAQQPDAAPRTAELRASDADRDRIADLLREALAEGRLTADEHAERVEGVLAAKTVGELDVFVQDLPVAHQRRAAHAAVPSRPTAGAIPVDPDDNVVAVFSAAVRKGRRRIGRRIHAYAVFGSVEIDLSEALFDHQQVVIKAFAVFGSVEVRVPENVSLRGMGGGVLGNFETDTLDAADPEAPVVYVDGWAVLGSVEARPRRGKIVADILDTVQRKVDRSVRRHLGH; encoded by the coding sequence GTGGACCTCCAGAAGCACGCTCAGCAGCCGGACGCGGCGCCGCGGACCGCCGAGCTGCGCGCCTCCGACGCCGACCGGGACCGGATCGCCGACCTCCTGCGCGAAGCCCTCGCCGAGGGCCGCCTGACCGCCGACGAGCACGCGGAGCGCGTCGAGGGCGTGCTGGCCGCCAAGACCGTCGGGGAGCTGGACGTGTTCGTCCAGGACCTGCCGGTGGCACACCAGCGGCGCGCGGCCCACGCCGCCGTGCCGAGCCGCCCGACCGCCGGCGCGATCCCCGTGGACCCCGACGACAACGTGGTCGCGGTCTTCAGCGCCGCCGTCCGCAAGGGCCGCCGGCGGATCGGCCGCCGCATCCACGCGTACGCGGTCTTCGGCAGTGTGGAGATCGACCTCAGTGAGGCGCTCTTCGACCACCAGCAGGTCGTGATCAAAGCGTTCGCCGTCTTCGGCAGCGTCGAGGTCCGCGTCCCGGAGAACGTGTCGCTGCGCGGCATGGGCGGCGGCGTGCTCGGCAACTTCGAGACGGACACCCTGGACGCGGCCGACCCCGAGGCGCCCGTGGTCTACGTGGACGGCTGGGCGGTGCTCGGCAGCGTCGAGGCGCGGCCCCGGCGCGGCAAGATCGTCGCGGACATTCTCGACACGGTGCAGCGCAAGGTCGACAGGAGCGTGCGGAGGCATCTCGGCCATTGA
- a CDS encoding DUF4245 domain-containing protein, which yields MQKTARDMILSLALIVLAAGVVWLFIPHEDGEPPVKRVDYRVDLLTARRAASYPVAAPEGLPGEWKPTSVRFRGEDADAWHLGFHAPDGEYVAVEQSAGKREPFIEDATQGAEKTDATQRIGGETWTRYEGDHYDALVLEGTEGSTTVVTGTASFGQLATMAGALRTE from the coding sequence ATGCAGAAAACGGCCCGGGACATGATCCTCTCCCTGGCCCTCATCGTGCTCGCGGCGGGAGTGGTCTGGCTGTTCATCCCGCACGAGGACGGCGAGCCCCCCGTCAAGCGGGTCGACTACCGGGTCGACCTCCTCACGGCCCGCAGGGCCGCCTCCTACCCCGTGGCCGCCCCCGAGGGCCTGCCCGGGGAGTGGAAGCCCACCTCGGTCCGCTTCCGGGGCGAGGACGCCGACGCCTGGCACCTCGGTTTCCACGCCCCCGACGGGGAGTACGTGGCGGTGGAGCAGTCCGCGGGCAAGCGGGAGCCGTTCATCGAGGACGCCACCCAGGGCGCGGAGAAGACCGACGCCACCCAGCGCATCGGCGGCGAGACGTGGACCCGCTACGAGGGCGACCACTACGACGCCCTGGTCCTGGAGGGCACCGAGGGCTCGACCACCGTGGTCACGGGCACCGCGTCCTTCGGGCAGCTGGCGACGATGGCGGGGGCGCTGCGCACCGAGTAG
- a CDS encoding WhiB family transcriptional regulator: MLQPPHSSLQVAAVPAQRAAARDRDQDAPWHTEAVCRRDEAGLFFAPSKEPTAARLSREEAAKRVCARCPVMVECREHALLQPEPYGVWGGLTAAERRVVLARRRRRDMELKKAARTGRIAAAG; this comes from the coding sequence GTGCTGCAACCGCCGCATTCGTCCCTGCAGGTAGCCGCCGTTCCGGCCCAGCGAGCGGCAGCGCGGGACAGGGACCAGGATGCCCCCTGGCACACCGAGGCGGTGTGCCGGCGTGACGAGGCGGGGCTGTTCTTCGCGCCCTCGAAGGAACCCACCGCCGCGCGGCTCTCCCGCGAGGAAGCGGCCAAGCGGGTCTGCGCCCGCTGCCCGGTGATGGTCGAGTGCCGCGAGCACGCCCTGCTCCAGCCCGAGCCCTACGGCGTCTGGGGCGGTCTGACCGCCGCCGAGCGCCGCGTGGTGCTGGCCCGCCGCCGGCGCCGCGACATGGAACTGAAGAAGGCCGCCCGCACGGGCCGCATAGCGGCAGCCGGCTGA
- a CDS encoding fumarate hydratase, which yields MGEMPEFEYADLLPMGEDTTPYRLVTSEGVSTFEADGRTFLKVEPEALRKLAEEAIHDIQHYLRPAHLAQLRRIIDDPEASSNDKFVALDLLKNANIAAAGVLPMCQDTGTAIVMGKRGQNVLTEGRDEEALSRGIYDAYKNLNLRYSQMAPLTMWEEKNTGSNLPAQIELYATDGGAYKFLFMAKGGGSANKSFLYQETKAVLNETSMMKFLEEKIRSLGTAACPPYHLAIVVGGTSAEYALKTAKYASAHYLDEIPTEGSPLGHGFRDKELEEKVFELTQRIGIGAQFGGKYFCHDVRVVRLPRHGASCPVAIAVSCSADRQAVAKITAEGVFLEQLETDPARFLPETTDEHLDEAGDVVKIDLNQPMDDILAELTKYPVKTRLSLTGPLVVARDIAHAKIKERLDAGEEMPQYLKDHPVYYAGPAKTPEGYASGSFGPTTAGRMDSYVEQFQAAGGSKVMLAKGNRSKQVTDACDAHGGFYLGSIGGPAARLAQDCIKKVEVVEYEELGMEAVWKIEVEDFPAFIVVDDKGNDFFQDPAPQPTFTSIPVRQA from the coding sequence ATGGGCGAGATGCCTGAGTTCGAGTACGCCGATCTGCTCCCCATGGGAGAGGACACCACCCCCTACCGGCTGGTGACCTCCGAAGGTGTCTCCACCTTCGAGGCCGACGGCCGGACGTTCCTCAAGGTGGAGCCGGAGGCGCTGCGCAAGCTCGCCGAGGAGGCCATCCACGACATCCAGCACTACCTGCGCCCGGCCCACCTGGCCCAGCTGCGCCGTATCATCGACGACCCCGAGGCGTCGTCGAACGACAAGTTCGTCGCCCTGGACCTGCTGAAGAACGCGAACATCGCGGCGGCCGGCGTGCTCCCGATGTGCCAGGACACCGGCACCGCCATCGTCATGGGCAAGCGCGGGCAGAACGTGCTGACCGAGGGCCGCGACGAGGAGGCCCTGTCCCGGGGCATCTACGACGCGTACAAGAACCTGAACCTGCGCTACTCGCAGATGGCTCCGCTGACCATGTGGGAGGAGAAGAACACCGGCTCCAACCTCCCGGCGCAGATCGAGCTGTACGCGACGGACGGCGGCGCGTACAAGTTCCTGTTCATGGCCAAGGGCGGCGGCTCCGCCAACAAGTCGTTCCTCTACCAGGAGACGAAGGCGGTCCTGAACGAGACCTCCATGATGAAGTTCCTGGAGGAGAAGATCCGTTCGCTGGGCACGGCCGCCTGCCCGCCGTACCACCTGGCGATCGTCGTCGGCGGCACGTCCGCCGAGTACGCGCTGAAGACCGCGAAGTACGCCTCCGCGCACTACCTGGACGAGATCCCCACCGAGGGCTCGCCGCTCGGCCACGGCTTCCGGGACAAGGAGCTGGAGGAGAAGGTCTTCGAACTGACGCAGAGGATCGGCATCGGCGCGCAGTTCGGCGGCAAGTACTTCTGCCACGACGTGCGCGTGGTCCGGCTGCCGCGGCACGGCGCGTCCTGCCCGGTCGCCATCGCCGTGTCCTGCTCCGCCGACCGCCAGGCCGTGGCGAAGATCACCGCCGAGGGCGTGTTCCTGGAGCAGCTGGAGACCGACCCGGCGCGGTTCCTGCCGGAGACCACGGACGAGCACCTCGACGAGGCCGGCGACGTCGTGAAGATCGACCTCAACCAGCCGATGGACGACATCCTCGCGGAGCTCACCAAGTACCCGGTGAAGACCCGGCTGTCGCTGACCGGCCCGCTGGTCGTGGCGCGTGACATCGCGCACGCCAAGATCAAGGAGCGGCTGGACGCGGGCGAGGAGATGCCGCAGTACCTGAAGGACCACCCGGTGTACTACGCCGGGCCCGCGAAGACGCCCGAGGGTTACGCGTCGGGTTCCTTCGGTCCCACGACCGCCGGGCGGATGGACTCCTACGTGGAGCAGTTCCAGGCGGCGGGCGGCTCCAAGGTGATGCTGGCGAAGGGCAACCGGAGCAAGCAGGTCACCGACGCGTGCGACGCGCACGGCGGCTTCTACCTCGGCTCCATCGGCGGCCCGGCGGCGCGGCTGGCGCAGGACTGCATCAAGAAGGTGGAGGTCGTCGAGTACGAGGAACTCGGCATGGAGGCGGTCTGGAAGATCGAGGTGGAGGACTTCCCGGCGTTCATCGTGGTGGACGACAAGGGCAACGACTTCTTCCAGGACCCCGCGCCCCAGCCCACCTTCACGAGCATCCCGGTGCGTCAGGCGTGA